The Treponema medium genome has a window encoding:
- a CDS encoding glycosyltransferase codes for MRIAIITECYLPEINGAVYHIEALRKGLIELGHEVLIVKPDANTKHHHITDGILYSPAVKLHNLYNYSVSYPRSRTRLRLLKEWNPDIIHIHHEFSQGLFALYAGRKLNIPIVYTCHSMYYDYIHYFGALQNLKAVKDFIDHGILRYTNAAKAVICASTKLEDFLKQCKVTTPIYKIPNACITTDFAEDTLNQDVIQNLKIQYAIKPDDFIACFCGRLAAEKNLSLTLEYWKYFVDGMPNAKLFIIGNGPARAELEQQAKDYGLTHSVIFTGAVLHENIKYYYHLCDAYIMTSLSENHSVSALEAIACGIPVVHLYDEENEDQYIEGVTGFAFKDSAAFNKILHNLYDKKRSAKDSKTLKEEISTAALQDNYQTMTKKIVEVYQRVLAETNRSY; via the coding sequence ATGCGAATTGCTATTATCACCGAGTGTTATCTTCCGGAAATTAACGGCGCCGTATATCATATCGAAGCGCTGAGGAAAGGTCTAATTGAATTGGGGCATGAGGTTCTTATCGTTAAGCCTGATGCGAATACAAAGCATCACCATATTACTGACGGTATTTTATACAGCCCTGCCGTAAAATTGCACAATCTTTACAATTATTCCGTTTCTTACCCGCGTAGTAGAACCAGATTAAGGCTGCTAAAAGAATGGAATCCCGATATTATTCATATTCACCATGAATTCAGCCAAGGCCTGTTCGCCTTGTATGCAGGGCGTAAACTCAATATACCGATTGTATATACCTGCCATAGTATGTATTACGATTATATTCACTATTTCGGTGCATTACAGAATCTTAAAGCGGTAAAAGATTTTATCGACCATGGTATTTTACGGTATACCAATGCCGCTAAAGCGGTTATCTGTGCATCGACAAAACTGGAAGATTTTTTAAAGCAATGCAAAGTAACAACACCGATTTATAAAATTCCCAATGCATGTATTACCACCGATTTTGCCGAAGATACGCTCAATCAGGATGTCATTCAAAATCTTAAAATCCAGTATGCCATTAAACCTGATGATTTTATCGCCTGTTTTTGTGGAAGACTTGCTGCGGAAAAAAATCTTTCACTCACATTAGAATATTGGAAATACTTTGTAGACGGAATGCCGAATGCTAAATTATTTATAATCGGAAACGGTCCTGCTAGAGCAGAACTTGAACAGCAGGCAAAAGATTATGGCCTTACCCATTCGGTTATCTTTACCGGTGCCGTACTGCATGAGAATATCAAATACTATTACCACTTATGTGATGCATACATTATGACCTCGCTTTCGGAAAACCATTCGGTTTCGGCTCTTGAAGCGATTGCCTGCGGCATACCTGTAGTTCATCTGTATGACGAAGAAAATGAAGATCAATATATTGAAGGAGTAACCGGTTTCGCCTTTAAAGATTCAGCCGCGTTTAATAAAATTCTACACAATCTGTATGACAAAAAACGAAGCGCTAAGGATAGCAAAACCCTCAAAGAAGAAATAAGCACAGCCGCGTTACAGGACAATTATCAGACAATGACAAAAAAAATTGTCGAAGTGTACCAACGGGTATTGGCAGAAACCAATCGCTCATACTAG